In the Natrinema sp. CBA1119 genome, TTGTAAACAATCCTCGTCACAGCCGGACTGCGGAGAGGATATACCCACGGGAGTGGCATTCAATTTCGAACGCAGTCGAGTTGCGAATGGCGATTATTTCAATGGTGATACGATCGCACGGAGGTTGGTGGTATCCGATGATTTCGAGATCAGTCCGATCCGAGCTCGAACGATAGTAGCCACTGAAACGATTCACACACTGATCGGACAGCTGTCGGTCGAGCAGGCGTGCAATGACTTGCAGTGGCTACTATAGCGCAATCAGCCCGGCTATCGTCTGTTCGCGTAGTAACAGTACATCTACGGCGCTTCTCACCCCTTCGTTCCTCGGACTCCGATTCGAAAAACCGACAGTACTCCGATCCGTGAGAGCCGACGCAGAATCGCGCTACTGGTCCGTGTATTGTGCACAGACGCGCCGAATACCTTCCTCGAAGTCGATCTGTGGTTCCCAGCCGGTCTCCGCTCGGATCTTCGACGAATCGGCGCAGGTGTCGTGGACGTAGACCGAATCTGGAATCGGGTTCTCGACGTACTCCGCTTCCACATCGGTCCCGAGTTCGTCGTTGATCATCTCGACGACGGTCTCGAAATCGTACGCCTCTCCGGTCCCCAGATTGTAGATTCCGTCGAGTTCGTGGACTGCGGCCAGCTCGAGGCCGCGAACGATATCGGAGACGTGCGTGAAGTCCCGCGTCTGGGTACCGTCGCCGTAGAGAACGGGCGACTCGCCGTCGGCGATGTCGTCGGCGAACTGGGCGATCACGTTGGCGTACTCTCCCTTGTGTTCCTCCGCGCCGCCGTAGCCCTGATACACCGAGAAAAAGCGCATGCCGGCCGCGGACATATCGTAGTGATTCGAGAAGTATTCGCCGTAGCGTTCCCGCGCAAGCTTCGAGGCCTCGTAGCCGGTGTTGACGCTCACTGGCATGTCCTCGGGCGACGGCTCCGTCCGACTGCCGTAGATCGACGACGTCGAGGCGTAGACCACCGTCTCGCAGCCGTCCTGCCTGGCCTGTTCGACCACGTTGACGAAGCCTTCGACGTTGACTCTGGCACCCGTCGTGGGGTCCTCTTCGTGCATCGCGTACGACGATAGCGCCGCGAGGTGGAACACGATGTCGACGTTCGTCGGTAGATCGTCATCGAGGACACTCGCGTCGACGAATTCGACGGCATCGGACAGGTTTTCTGGCGTTCCCAGATAACAGTCGTCGACGACGGTCACGTCGTTCGACTCGGCGAGGTGGTTGGCCAGGTTCGATCCGATAAATCCCGCACCGCCGGTGACGAGGACGGTTTGCTCCTCGAGGTTCATACCGAAACAGCCCATTCGGTGACGCAAAGGTGTTTGGAAGTTTCCGTCCCCATGGTGGCGGGTATTCTCGGCGTCACTTCCGTCCTCGGCGGAGTCCCCCGCCGGTGGCTTAATGTGACCACATCACAAACTCAAGCTGGTGAAACCGCTCTCGAATCCGTACCACCGCCGATGGCTCGGCTGGTGCGTGCTCGTCTCGGGGTTCTTTCTCGTCAGCCTCCACCGATCGTCGACCGCGGTCCTTTCGGAACAGCTGATGCGCTCGTTCGAGACGACGGGGACGAGTCTCGGCTTGCTCCACTCGTCGTTTTTCTACCTCTACGCGGCGTTTCAGATCCCGGCCGGCCTGCTGACGGACCGGTACGGCGTGCGCGCGATCGCCACGGCGGGAACCGCAGCGATGAGCCTCGGGGCGCTCGCGTTCGGACTCGCGCCGACGTATGCGCTGGCGTTCCTCGGCCGGCTGCTGGTCGGGCTCGGGGCGAGCGTCCTGTTCGTCGCGGCGTTGCGGTTCTGTGCGAACTGGTTCCGCCCCGACGAGTTCGGGACGATGACGGGCGTGACCTTCAGCGTCGGCATTCTCGGCGGGCTGGCGGCGACGACGCCGCTGGCAATCGCCGCCTCGAGCGTCGGATGGCGCGGCTCAATGCTCGGACTGGGGGCGTTCGGAATCGCGGTCGCAGTCGGGATCGGCCTCTTTTCGCACGACTCGCCGTCCGACGCCGGTCTCCCGCCGATCGACGACGTTCCCGACAGACCGGACGTGACCTCGGCCGCGGCGCTGAAGCGATACGTCTCCGACGCGATCCGAGAGCCCGAGACCTGGCTGTTGGGCGTCATGCTCTTTTTCATGACCGGCATCGGGATCACTATTTTCGGTCTGTGGGGGATTCCCTATCTCGTCCAGACCCACGAC is a window encoding:
- a CDS encoding NAD-dependent epimerase/dehydratase family protein, with product MNLEEQTVLVTGGAGFIGSNLANHLAESNDVTVVDDCYLGTPENLSDAVEFVDASVLDDDLPTNVDIVFHLAALSSYAMHEEDPTTGARVNVEGFVNVVEQARQDGCETVVYASTSSIYGSRTEPSPEDMPVSVNTGYEASKLARERYGEYFSNHYDMSAAGMRFFSVYQGYGGAEEHKGEYANVIAQFADDIADGESPVLYGDGTQTRDFTHVSDIVRGLELAAVHELDGIYNLGTGEAYDFETVVEMINDELGTDVEAEYVENPIPDSVYVHDTCADSSKIRAETGWEPQIDFEEGIRRVCAQYTDQ
- a CDS encoding MFS transporter, giving the protein MKPLSNPYHRRWLGWCVLVSGFFLVSLHRSSTAVLSEQLMRSFETTGTSLGLLHSSFFYLYAAFQIPAGLLTDRYGVRAIATAGTAAMSLGALAFGLAPTYALAFLGRLLVGLGASVLFVAALRFCANWFRPDEFGTMTGVTFSVGILGGLAATTPLAIAASSVGWRGSMLGLGAFGIAVAVGIGLFSHDSPSDAGLPPIDDVPDRPDVTSAAALKRYVSDAIREPETWLLGVMLFFMTGIGITIFGLWGIPYLVQTHDISVTEASVYLLVGNIGGMIGPTLFGWLSDRSGNRTGLIVLSTVVFGLTWGVFAAFGTIPLLLVGAIFLFSRILRGGIPLAFTVIKERHPEEASGTVIGLINTMGWIGAAVFPVVLGAALDAYWTGETVNGARVYTESGYRVAFAIAAAAGLLSAACAVVLSLRTRDERSLESDADVERSTG